The DNA sequence GCGACATCATCGAGTCGTTCGGTGTGGGGAACGGCGATCGCCTGTACGTCCGAAGGAAGAACTGAGCAATGCGTACCGAGATGAACGACACCCGGCTCGAGTTCCACGCCGACAAGGGAGTTCTCCGCGTCGCCATCCCGAAAGGCGGCTATGACGCGGAGTGCCTCGACGTCATCGCTCGCTATGCTGACGCGACCGAGACCGACACGGGCCTGGTGCTCGCCTACCCGATCCGCGACGAAGAGCTGAGTTTTCGGGAGGCGGTGAGACGCACGACCTCGCGGCTCGATCGTCTGACGCTGGCCCAGAGGCTCGCGGCGTGCGTCCCGAGCCAGGGCGGGTTCCGTGTGCCGGCGATCCATCCCGACAACATCTACGTCCACGGCGACACCCCGCGGGTGGTGCACTGGGGGCTCGAGCGCATCCTCGCCCCCGACGCGTTCGACGCCGACCTCGTCCTCCGGTCGCTCAAGGCGATGGTCCTCCAGATCTTCCGTCCCAACCTCGCCTTCGAGCATCTTCTCGACGGCGGGAGGGCGCTCAGGGATCCGTTCTCCGCGTCGATCTGGGAGGCCGCCGGTCCCGGAGCGCTCTTGACCTTCCTCGATGAGCAGCTGAGGGCCGAGCGAGCCGGTGCCGCCGCGACGCGGGTCAGTGTCCCCAAGCGGCGCTACTCCTGGTATCGCGGGCTCGGAGTCACCGGCGTCGCGCTCGGCCTCGCTGCCGGGGTGTTCGCCTGGCAGGCCGAAAGCCGCAATCGTCTGAGTTCCTCCGTGATCGCGGCCCAGGCGCACTTCGTCGCGAACGACTTCGCGGGCGCGCTGACAGCGTTGGAGGGATACCAGGCGGGTTCGTTGCCGGCGTCCGCGAAGTACGTGCTTGCGGTGTCGAGCATCCAGCTGGATGACCTCACCACGACGCAGAAGCAGGCGATCCTCAACACCATCTCCGCCAAATCAGACGACGTGACGCTGAGCTACTGGATCGCCGTCGGCCGCGGCGAGTTCGAGCAAGCGCTCGACTTCGCGCAGAACCTCGGCGACGACCAGCTCACCCTGCTGGCCTACACGGATCTGTATCACGCCACCGAGCTCGACACCCGGATGGCCGGAGAGAAGAAGCAGCAACGCCTCGAGGAGTATGCCAAGGCGATCGACGACCTCACGGCAAAGCTCGCGGGAGCTGGCGGAGGCGAGGCCCCGCGATGAGCGTCTTCGGTGCAGAGCGGGCAGAGGCGGCCCGGATGGTCGCACTCGACTCCCGACTGGATTCGAGTGAACTCCAGTACCTCGTATACCTGCTGGATGGTGCCCGCGCGACCCGGCTCGCGCTCACCCACGAGCGGCCGTTCCTCGAACACGACGGTCACAAGCTCAGCGTGATCAACGGTGAACTGTATGTCGACGGCGACCAGTTCGTCGATGGTACGAACAGCCGGCGCGGCCTCACCTGGGTGGTGCTCTCCGCGTCCCGCTCCCGCACAGAGTTCTTCACCATCGACCGGGGCGCGGAGTTCGCGATCGGAGACGTGCCCTTCGCCGACATCAGGACGGCCGACTCCCCGCTCCTCATCCTGAGCGACGGGTCGCTGATCGTCGACGCGCGGGACCAGCGCGTGTACGTCGACGACCAGGCGGTCATCGGTCGCCAGGTGTTCGCCTTCGCACCGGGGATGGTGGTGCTGACCGAAGGGTTCCTGCTCGAGAGGCGACCCACCCAGTTCAAGATCACGGAGTTCGGTTCACCGCTCGAGTTCGGCCACGCGAGACTGCTGACCCAGCCTCCGGTGATCGAGTTCCCGCCCGATTTCCCCGACTACCGGCGCTCGCCGCGGATGAATCTCGAGGTCGAACCGGACGAGTTCACGTTGCGTGGGCCCGGCGATCCCGCCGCCAAGCCGAAGAACCGAGTCATGCGGATGGTGGCGCCACCGCTCGCGATGATCGCGGCGACGGGTGCGACCACGATGATCATGGGGACCAATCCCGTGATGCTGATCGGGATGGGCCTCGCCAGCGTCCTGACGGCGTCCTTCACAGTGGCGCAGTACCTCACGGATGCGAGAGAGCACCGGGCACGCGCTGCTCGCGCCGATGACGCCTACGTCCAGTACCTGGTGCAAACCGTCGCTGCCGCCTCCCGGGCGGCGGACTCGGAACGACGGGTCCTGCAGTATCAGCAGCCGAGCCCGCAGCAGCTGGCGGCGCTTGTCGAGAGGTATGACCGGAGGATCTACGAGCGTCAGCGCTACAACAAGGACTTCCTGACGGTCTCGCTCGGCCTCTCCGATCGGCCCTCGGCCGTGCACGTGTCGTCGGACGTAAACGAAATGGACGCCAGGACTCAGGCGCGTGACGTCGTCGAGGTCGCTGCCGCATTCCGTGAACAGCACGAGGTCCCGACACCGATCGGCCTCGCGGATCAGACCCTGGGCTTGGTGGGGCCACCAGATGCCGTTGCCGAGTGTGTGCAGTCCCTGCTGTTCCAGGCTGCGTTCTTCCACTCGTACCGCGATGTGAACTTCGTCTCGCTGCTCGCGCGCGGCTCCTACGCCACGACGTGGAACCGCTGGAGGCTGCTACCTCACTTCACCCTCCAAGAACTCAACCTGCGAGGTCTGATCCATACGGAGAGGCATCGCGACGTGGTCTTGAACAGCTTCTACCAGCTCCTCCAGAAGCGTCGGCATCAGTGGAGGGAAGCCGGAGCGCAGAAGCCGCAGTTCGCCCCCCACTACGTCTTCACGATCGCTGAGGACCGTCTCCTCGCCGGTCACGGGATCAATGAACTCCTCGCCGAAGACATGAGCCACCTCGGTGTCACGGTGATCTGGTGCAGCGAAGACGCGAAGCTTCTGCCGGAGACGGTGACCGCCCTCATCCAGGCGCCGAATCAGGTTCGAGGCGAACTCGTCACCGACGACGGCGTCTACGTCGCGACCCCGTTCACCCCCTACGTGCTGCCCACCGACCTTGAGCGTTCCCTTCGGAGGCTGTCGAACCTGAACCACGTCGAGGTCGAGAAGAACGCCGTGCCGGAGTCGCTCAGCCTCCTCGAGCAGTACGGAGTCAGAACCGTCGAAGAGCTCGCGATCGCCGACCGGTGGAGGCGTGCCGAGCCCAACAAGTCGATCGCGTCGTTGATCGGGTGGCGCGGCAAAGGCGATCGGGTGCATTGGGATCTGCACGAACGCGCGCACGGGCCGCACGCCCTTGTCGGAGGCACGACCGGGTCCGGCAAGTCGGAGTTCCTGACCACCTACCTCATCGGGCTCGCGATCGAGTTCTCACCCGAAGACATCGGGATGCTGATCATCGACTGGAAGGGCGGTGGCATCGCGAACACACTCGACCGGCTGCCGCACTTCATGGGCGCCATCACGAACCTCGACGGCGCCGGCACGGCGCGGGCGCTCGCGAGCATCAAGGCCGAGCTGAACAAGCGGCAGCGCGAGTTCGCCGTGTACGGCGTGAACAGCATCAACGCGTACATGACGTTGTACAAGCAGCGGCACGACCCCAAGCCGGGCGTCACGTACCCGACGAAACCGCTCCCGCACCTGATCCTCGTGTCCGACGAGTTCGCGGAACTGAAGGCGAACGTCCCCGAGTTCCTCGACGAGCTCACCTCGGTCGCGCGGATCGGCCGGAGCCTCGGTGTCCACCTCATCCTGGCCACCCAGAAACCCAGCGGTGTCGTCAACGACCAGATCGAAGCGAACTCCACGTCGAAGATCGCACTGAAGATGGCGAGCGAGCAGGACTCGAACGAGCTGCTGAAGACCACAGACGCCGCGCACATCACGAACCCGGGGCGCGGATACCTCAAGGTCGGCCACAACGCGGTGTACGAGCTCTTCCAGAGCGGTTATGCGGGAGTGCCCTACGACCCCGACGCGGTGGTGAACGAACGGGTCGACGAGCGCATCTACACGATCAACGAGGTAGGCCAGTACGAGCTGTTCCACGACCCCGACGAGGAGGTCGAGCAGGGGAGGGACACGAGCGACCTTCCCTCCCAGCTGGACGCGGTCATCGACGTCATCGTGCGCGCCTTCGCGGCCGACGGGACGCTCACGACACCGGACAAGCCGTGGCTTCCGAACCTCCCGGTGCGCATCCCCGTTCCCGAGTCGCGCCCGGGGAGCGGGGTGGCCGTGCCGCTGGGCATGCTCGACATCCCCTCGCGCCAAACGCAGGAGGAGCACAGATTCGACCTCTCCCGGCACGGGCACACCGCGGTGTTCGGCAGCCCCGGCTCCGGCAAGTCCACGGTGTTGCAGACGCTCGTCGTGAGCCTCGCGACGGTCTGCACGCCCGAACGCCTCCACATCAACCTCATCGATTTCGGCAACAACGGCCTCCTGCCCGTTAGGGAGCTTCCGCACGTCACGGACATCGTCACCCTGGAGGAGGCCGAGAAGCTCGGGAAGATGCTTGGCGTCATCGCCGACCTGATCGCCGCCCGGAAGCAGCTGTTCAGGGAGGCGGGCGTCACGAACCTCGAGCAGTACCGGGCGAAGACGGGCAGCGATCTGCCGATCGTGCTCACCGTTCTCGACGGCTACGACAACCTCACGGTGAACGACCGACGGAAGGATGCCATCGACTCGCTCCTGGTGCAGGTGCTCCGCGAGGGTGCGGCATCGGGCGTCTTCCTGGTCTTCAGCGCCAGTCGCGTCGGCGCGGTCCGCGCCACGATGCTGAGCAACATCTCGACGAAACTGTGTCTGTACCTCAACGACGAGAGCGACCTCTCGCAACTGATGGGGCGCGAGAGGCTGCTGCAGGCCGACATCCCGGGTCGGGGCCAGCTGCTCGCCGACGGGCCGACCGCGATCCAGTTCTACCTCCCCGCACCCGGAGAGGACGGCTCCGAGACCCTCGCGGCGCTCGAGCGCCAGGTCACCGCACTCAACACCGGCTGGACGGGCGCGCGTCCGAGCAGGATCCCGATGGTGCCTTCCGAGCTCTCCACGGATGCTCTCGAAGGTGCAGCGAGCTGGCCGAATGCCCTGTCTTTCGGCCTCAACAAATCGAGCGCGTCGCCCGAAGTCTTCGAACTGTTTCGCGGAGATACCCTGGCGATCTTCCCCGCAAACCCGAGGCAGGCGGCTCTCCTGCATCCATTCTTGGCCGGTCAGATCCCGGATGCGGTTGCCGGTACAGATCTCGTGGTCATCGACGCGAACGGTGCGGTGGAGTCGATTCTGGCGCCTGCAGCGTCGCTCTACATCGGAAAGTCGTTCCTTCGGAGCCATCCGAGCGAAGTGAAGGCGGCGCTGACCAGGCTCTCGGAGAGCGGGACGGAGACCCGTCGGTGTCTGGTGATCAACGGTATGGTCGACGCCTTTGACAAGGTGATGCTCCCGCCGGAGCAGATCGGGGAACTTCTCGGCGCGGGCAGTCCGGACCTCCAAGTGATCGTCCTGGATCACATGTCCAAGGTGGAGGGGGCCTTCGGGCTTCTTAGCGTGGTCAAGGAGAACGTCGCCCAGATCCTCTTCGGAGGCGACTTGAGCTCGCAACGCCTGCTCGGCGGCCTGCCGCTTTCCGTGAAGCAGGAGGCGCACGCCAAGAACGTCCTGCATTCGTGGAAGGACGAGGAGCTCAGCCACATCGTCGTACCGACCGCGAGCGAAAGCGAGGAATGACTGTTGGCGTTGAAGCTCCGAGGAGAACTTATGGGCTTGGGCTCGATCGTGCGGCTTGAGACGGCGGAGGTCTCCGGCCTGTTCGTCGTCGTCGCGCGCGGGGCGTTCCGGCCGGACACGGAACGTGACGATGTGGTGCCTCGCTATCTGGTGGCGCCGCATCCCTACGGCGAGGCGCCGGATCAGGAGACCTTCCCGATCCTCGCCGACGCAATCGAGGAGGTCGTCTTCGAGGGTTACACGAACGCCGCAGATGCTGCCTTCCTCGACGACCTTCTGGACCAGATGCAGAACGGCCGACGTGCGACGAAGCCCGCGCGACGTTTCGCCGGGGCGCTCACCGCCATCCCGGAGACGCCGGATGGCGTCAACAACGATGCCACTGCGGAGGTCGCGAGGGATCCCTTCATTGCGCTTCGACGACTGGCCGACCAGGAAGATCGGAGGAAGAGACCGTGAAGGTTTCGTCGAATCTCAGTGCTGCACAGGATGCTGTGGCGGGTTTCACGAAGGTCGAGGTAGCTCCAGAAGTCCAGCCGGCCACTCTCGGGTCGAGCAACGTCTCGAGCATGAAAGACGGGACTCTCGTTGCGAACTCGCTCATGGACTGCATCGCTGAGCTGGCGTCGGCGGTCAAGCGACAAGCCTCCAAGATCACCGCTCTCGCGACTGAGGTCGGGGCACGCGATGACCGGGACGCCTCGGCCTGGGGTGAAGCGCGATGAACGCTGGTCCGTCAACGCGCAATGACGACATCAAGCAAGAAATCCCGGCGTGCGAGAGCCGCACTGCAGACCAGATCGCAACGCTCCGTCTCCTAGAGCAAGAGTGGGAACGGTATCGGGAGGTCATGCGACTTGATGCTGCGCGCTATGAGGAGGCCGGACACGCGATCGGCGAGAAGGACTATGGCGTGGCCAGGGGGCTGGCGGCGCGAAGAGAAGTCGACGCGTACGTGAGGCAGCTTGCAAACGAACTGGAAGAGCTGGTGGACGAGGGGGCGCGCCAAATGCGCGCGGAGGCCGAGACGGAACGGGAACGGCTGCGTGGGGGGAGAGCGGGTGAATCGTGGGACTGATTTACGATCCCGGAGATTCGAGCAGCATTACGGCCGCTTTGTCAGCCAATCTCGCCGCCGCCGAGTCGGTGCTCGATGCGGTGCAGAGTGCGACGAGCCGCCTGAGAGCCGCGCTGGGCACGGGAGAGCTCTCAGGCAGGGGTTATGCCGCCGTCCAATCGCTGTTCGCGCAGGTCATTGCACCGTGTGTCGCAGATGCGAAGGCCGAACTCGGAGCCATCCGGGATGACCTGGAGAGGTACTCGTACCAAGACTCGAAGATTCGTGCTTTCGGAGTTCTGAAAGAGGACGAGCTCAAGAAGCAGCTCGAAGCAACCAGGCGCCAGCGGGACGCGACCGAGCACCTGATCGAGGTCAATACTGCTGCCTCGAATTCCTTGACAGCGGTACCGGCGCTGTCCGAAGCGCTGCGAGTAAAGAACACTCAGCTGGAAATGGTGCTGAACCAGCTGGAGAACGACATCCGCGATCTGGAAGGCAAGCTGACCGCGCTCCAACAGTTCGATTCGGCTTCGAAGGGTCTCTTCATGGACCGGCTGGACAACCTTGCCGCGGCGACCGGCGACACGGTCGCGCTGCTGAACCAGCTCGACGACACCAAGATCGGGCTCAGCGTCGTCGGCAGTCTCGGCACCGGAGCCGGGACGCTCGCTACCAGGCGGGACATTCTCAATTACCTGGGCGACAAGAAGATCACGAAGGATGCAACGGGTCGGCTCCGGTGGGGTGATCGATATCTCTACCGGCCGGAGGCCAGCGGGCAGAAAGCATTTCTCTATGCGCGCGGCAAGCAGTTCAACCAATCCACCGAGGTCCGGATCGACCACTATCGGCAGCCGATCAAGGCCGGCGTGCGCGGCCTCGCTGCGCCCCTCGATGACTTT is a window from the Leifsonia sp. AG29 genome containing:
- the essB gene encoding type VII secretion protein EssB — encoded protein: MRTEMNDTRLEFHADKGVLRVAIPKGGYDAECLDVIARYADATETDTGLVLAYPIRDEELSFREAVRRTTSRLDRLTLAQRLAACVPSQGGFRVPAIHPDNIYVHGDTPRVVHWGLERILAPDAFDADLVLRSLKAMVLQIFRPNLAFEHLLDGGRALRDPFSASIWEAAGPGALLTFLDEQLRAERAGAAATRVSVPKRRYSWYRGLGVTGVALGLAAGVFAWQAESRNRLSSSVIAAQAHFVANDFAGALTALEGYQAGSLPASAKYVLAVSSIQLDDLTTTQKQAILNTISAKSDDVTLSYWIAVGRGEFEQALDFAQNLGDDQLTLLAYTDLYHATELDTRMAGEKKQQRLEEYAKAIDDLTAKLAGAGGGEAPR
- the essC gene encoding type VII secretion protein EssC, with amino-acid sequence MVALDSRLDSSELQYLVYLLDGARATRLALTHERPFLEHDGHKLSVINGELYVDGDQFVDGTNSRRGLTWVVLSASRSRTEFFTIDRGAEFAIGDVPFADIRTADSPLLILSDGSLIVDARDQRVYVDDQAVIGRQVFAFAPGMVVLTEGFLLERRPTQFKITEFGSPLEFGHARLLTQPPVIEFPPDFPDYRRSPRMNLEVEPDEFTLRGPGDPAAKPKNRVMRMVAPPLAMIAATGATTMIMGTNPVMLIGMGLASVLTASFTVAQYLTDAREHRARAARADDAYVQYLVQTVAAASRAADSERRVLQYQQPSPQQLAALVERYDRRIYERQRYNKDFLTVSLGLSDRPSAVHVSSDVNEMDARTQARDVVEVAAAFREQHEVPTPIGLADQTLGLVGPPDAVAECVQSLLFQAAFFHSYRDVNFVSLLARGSYATTWNRWRLLPHFTLQELNLRGLIHTERHRDVVLNSFYQLLQKRRHQWREAGAQKPQFAPHYVFTIAEDRLLAGHGINELLAEDMSHLGVTVIWCSEDAKLLPETVTALIQAPNQVRGELVTDDGVYVATPFTPYVLPTDLERSLRRLSNLNHVEVEKNAVPESLSLLEQYGVRTVEELAIADRWRRAEPNKSIASLIGWRGKGDRVHWDLHERAHGPHALVGGTTGSGKSEFLTTYLIGLAIEFSPEDIGMLIIDWKGGGIANTLDRLPHFMGAITNLDGAGTARALASIKAELNKRQREFAVYGVNSINAYMTLYKQRHDPKPGVTYPTKPLPHLILVSDEFAELKANVPEFLDELTSVARIGRSLGVHLILATQKPSGVVNDQIEANSTSKIALKMASEQDSNELLKTTDAAHITNPGRGYLKVGHNAVYELFQSGYAGVPYDPDAVVNERVDERIYTINEVGQYELFHDPDEEVEQGRDTSDLPSQLDAVIDVIVRAFAADGTLTTPDKPWLPNLPVRIPVPESRPGSGVAVPLGMLDIPSRQTQEEHRFDLSRHGHTAVFGSPGSGKSTVLQTLVVSLATVCTPERLHINLIDFGNNGLLPVRELPHVTDIVTLEEAEKLGKMLGVIADLIAARKQLFREAGVTNLEQYRAKTGSDLPIVLTVLDGYDNLTVNDRRKDAIDSLLVQVLREGAASGVFLVFSASRVGAVRATMLSNISTKLCLYLNDESDLSQLMGRERLLQADIPGRGQLLADGPTAIQFYLPAPGEDGSETLAALERQVTALNTGWTGARPSRIPMVPSELSTDALEGAASWPNALSFGLNKSSASPEVFELFRGDTLAIFPANPRQAALLHPFLAGQIPDAVAGTDLVVIDANGAVESILAPAASLYIGKSFLRSHPSEVKAALTRLSESGTETRRCLVINGMVDAFDKVMLPPEQIGELLGAGSPDLQVIVLDHMSKVEGAFGLLSVVKENVAQILFGGDLSSQRLLGGLPLSVKQEAHAKNVLHSWKDEELSHIVVPTASESEE
- a CDS encoding DUF4176 domain-containing protein; this encodes MALKLRGELMGLGSIVRLETAEVSGLFVVVARGAFRPDTERDDVVPRYLVAPHPYGEAPDQETFPILADAIEEVVFEGYTNAADAAFLDDLLDQMQNGRRATKPARRFAGALTAIPETPDGVNNDATAEVARDPFIALRRLADQEDRRKRP